TCTGACGCTGGAAACTGCCTCCCAGCTCCGTACATTCAACCTGTTACGATCGGCTTATCTCGGCAGCCATCAGGCCCCCTCACTCAGCGAAAACGTACTGCCTGAGGAAGTCCAAGCTCGACTCGACTTTCGGGGTGGCTTAGCACAGTACAAACGAGATCCCGGTTGGCATCGCGGGGTAGTCGCACATTTTCAATTTAATCTCGAACGCATGATTCAGATGGCGCATCAGGCAGGCGTGCCAATTTGGATTGCCGATCCAGTGACCAATCTAAGAACTTGTCCACCTTTCAAATCGGCCCTTCGTGATCAACTCAGCCTGCAAGATCAGCAAGCCTGGAATCATTTGCGCCAAAGGGCAAGTGATTCGTACCGAACGGATATGACCTCCTCGCTTGGCTTGCTCCAACAAGCACTGGCAATCGACGACGAACACGCAGGCCTTTGGTATGACATGGCAAAATGTTACGAAGCGATCGGCCAATTCGATCTGGCTCGCCAAGCCTATCGCCAGGCACGTGATTGCGATATTTGCCCTCTACGAATGATCACGCCACTTTACAAAGCCCTCGAAAGGGTGAACTCCAAGAAGAGAACAAAAGTGATCCCAGTGCGCACGTTATTCGAACAACGTTGTCAACATGGCATTCCGGGCGGTTTTCTGCTGGTGGACCACGTTCACCCGTCGATGACGGGTCATCGCATGATCGCTGAATTGATCACGAATGAGATGATTCAGGAACAAATCGTCACACCCGTTGCGGGCTGGCAGCAAAACCGCGCTGCCAGCTTCCAGGCACATACAAGCTCACTCGACGACAAATATTATATGGAAGGCCAGCGTCGGCTCAAGGGATTGCAATCATGGGCCAGCGGGCGAGCCCGACAAATTCCGCCCGCCCAAGAGACTCCCAAGCCGATCCAGCCCGAAAATTGATCGAAAACCCGGTTGAGATGCGGAAAGCTGGATCTGCCGGAAGCCATCTGGCGTGATCGCTCTTTTATGGCAAAATCATTCAAGGGCCCGATGATCCACGGGGCAACTGACGATTGACCGATGCGTGCGATAAAATGACACCGATGGAACCCAGAGCTGAAACAGAATACCAGGAAGCGTTAGACTTTCTGTTCGGCCGGATCAATTTTGAACGCTCCATCAACATGCCGTACAACCGGTCAGAACTCAAGCTGGACCGCATGTCGCAACTGCTGCAGCTTGCCGGCAATCCTGAGCAAGACCAAAAGATCATTCACATCGCGGGTACGAAGGGCAAGGGATCAACGTCTCATTTCGTGAGTGCCATTCTTACGAGCGCCGGTTACCGTACGGGCCGATTCACCTCACCACACCTCTATCACGTAGAAGAGCGTTTCGCAGTGGATGGGAACGCTTGTTCGCCCGAAGAGCTTTTGGACTGCATCCGAGAGCTGCGACCCATCGTGGAAGAAATGGATCAGCAGGCCGAGCGCAAGGGTGGTCACGGTCCCACCTATTTCGAAATCACAACAGCGATTGCGCTGGTCTATTTTAAACGATCTCAAACCGATTTCACTGTCCTTGAAGTCGGACTCGGCGGACGCCTCGACTCAACCAATGTGTGCAATCCGATGGTTTCGATCATTACCAGCATCAGCTTCGATCACACGCGGCAACTTGGTTTCACACTTGAATCAATCGCCCGCGAAAAAGCTGGCATTATCAAAGCGGGAGTTCCTGTTATCAGTGGGATCGACCGGCCTGAAGCAGATCAGGTGATTCAGCAAATCGCGGCAGAAAACGCGGCACCGCTGGCTCGCTTAGGAGATGATTTTCGAATTAATTATCATCCCCCAAGACAGCTTGCCACTGGGAATCCGCACATCGACTATTTCGAAGGGCAAGCATCCGAACCGTTGTTTTCCTCCGCGATCGGCTCCTTGGGTCGTCATCAAGCCGCAAACGCTGCCTTGGCAGTTGCTGCCAGCAAGTGTTTGATCGACCGCGGTGCTCGAATCGAAATAGAGGAGATCAAGAGGGCACTCGCCGCCACTCAGTGCCCAGCTCGAATCGAACGCGTGGAGCAGTGTCCCACCGTGATCCTCGACACGGCCCATAATGTGGCGTCGATGGAGGCCTTGTGTGATGTCCTATCAGAAAGCAACTGTCCTCGGCCTACGGTGTTGATATTCGCTTCAACACGAGGCAAAGACATTCGTGGCATGATGCACGGCTTGGTCAACCGCTTTAAGCACATCATTTGCACTCGCTATGTCTCGAACCCTCGAGGTGTTCCGGTTGATGAATTGACGCGACATGCCCAACAGGTCGCTGACGAAGAGTCACGCTCCATCGAGATCACGGCTTGCGCTTCCCCGGATCGTGCCTGGGAACACGCACGAGCTCTTGCCGGCAATGAGGGCTTGATCTGCGTGACGGGGTCGTTCTTCATCGCGGCGGAAATCGGTGCGGCTTACCATCGCATCGCAAAGGCTCCAGAATAATCTGGATTATTCCGAGGCTTCTGCTTCCGAGGCTGCTGCTTCTGACGGCTCAGTCGGTTCCGCGACGGGTCTGGGAGCGGCCTCTTCCGGCAAGGCGGCCAAGTGCTTGACTTCGCCGGACAACAATTTGTCACGAATGTTTTCATCC
The sequence above is drawn from the Pirellulaceae bacterium genome and encodes:
- a CDS encoding tetratricopeptide repeat protein, which translates into the protein MVRNYRKILTRLFAVGLGLAPLLLFELFLALAGWGDPKTSVDPFVGFRNTRPLFVLDPSQQQYQVAANRQLCFRPDQFAAAKDNNEFRIFCLGGSTVQGRPYAIETSFTRWLELSLQAADPTRQWQVVNCGGISYASYRLVPILEEVLHYQPDLIIVYTGHNEFLEDRSYQSIKSRPEWLALTLETASQLRTFNLLRSAYLGSHQAPSLSENVLPEEVQARLDFRGGLAQYKRDPGWHRGVVAHFQFNLERMIQMAHQAGVPIWIADPVTNLRTCPPFKSALRDQLSLQDQQAWNHLRQRASDSYRTDMTSSLGLLQQALAIDDEHAGLWYDMAKCYEAIGQFDLARQAYRQARDCDICPLRMITPLYKALERVNSKKRTKVIPVRTLFEQRCQHGIPGGFLLVDHVHPSMTGHRMIAELITNEMIQEQIVTPVAGWQQNRAASFQAHTSSLDDKYYMEGQRRLKGLQSWASGRARQIPPAQETPKPIQPEN
- a CDS encoding bifunctional folylpolyglutamate synthase/dihydrofolate synthase, translating into MEPRAETEYQEALDFLFGRINFERSINMPYNRSELKLDRMSQLLQLAGNPEQDQKIIHIAGTKGKGSTSHFVSAILTSAGYRTGRFTSPHLYHVEERFAVDGNACSPEELLDCIRELRPIVEEMDQQAERKGGHGPTYFEITTAIALVYFKRSQTDFTVLEVGLGGRLDSTNVCNPMVSIITSISFDHTRQLGFTLESIAREKAGIIKAGVPVISGIDRPEADQVIQQIAAENAAPLARLGDDFRINYHPPRQLATGNPHIDYFEGQASEPLFSSAIGSLGRHQAANAALAVAASKCLIDRGARIEIEEIKRALAATQCPARIERVEQCPTVILDTAHNVASMEALCDVLSESNCPRPTVLIFASTRGKDIRGMMHGLVNRFKHIICTRYVSNPRGVPVDELTRHAQQVADEESRSIEITACASPDRAWEHARALAGNEGLICVTGSFFIAAEIGAAYHRIAKAPE